One genomic region from Pseudoduganella lutea encodes:
- the obgE gene encoding GTPase ObgE has translation MKFIDEARIEVIAGDGGNGCASFLREKFRPFGGPDGGDGGKGGSIWAVADRNVNTLVDYRYSKMHRASNGEPGRGSDCYGKGADDITLRMPVGTLIIDDVSGEILADMTEHGQVELLAKGGEGGWGNIHFKTSTNRAPRQKTEGKEGERRQLRLELKVLADVGLLGMPNAGKSTFITAVSNARPKIADYPFTTLHPNLGVVRVSHEKSFVIADIPGLIEGAAEGAGLGHQFLRHLSRTGLLLHIVDIAPFEATVDPVKEAKALVKELQKYDEALVDKPRWLVLNKLDVVPEAERAKRVKDFVKKFGFKGPVFEISALSRDGTQELVTAIYQYLEEKRHGEQRAEETQMTEEARGISSIDPDDPRFKVLD, from the coding sequence ATGAAGTTCATCGACGAAGCACGTATCGAAGTCATCGCTGGCGACGGCGGAAACGGCTGCGCCTCTTTCCTGCGCGAGAAATTCCGTCCGTTCGGCGGCCCCGATGGCGGCGACGGCGGCAAGGGTGGATCCATCTGGGCCGTGGCCGATCGTAACGTCAACACGCTCGTCGACTACCGCTATTCCAAGATGCACCGGGCTTCCAATGGCGAACCGGGCCGCGGCTCGGATTGCTACGGCAAGGGCGCGGACGACATCACGCTGCGCATGCCGGTCGGCACGCTGATCATCGACGACGTGAGCGGCGAGATCCTCGCCGACATGACCGAACATGGCCAGGTCGAACTGCTCGCCAAGGGTGGCGAGGGCGGCTGGGGCAACATCCACTTCAAGACGTCGACGAACCGCGCGCCGCGCCAGAAGACGGAAGGCAAGGAAGGCGAACGCCGCCAGTTGCGCCTGGAACTGAAAGTGCTGGCGGACGTGGGCCTGCTGGGCATGCCGAACGCCGGCAAGTCGACGTTCATCACGGCCGTGTCGAACGCGCGCCCGAAGATCGCCGACTACCCGTTCACCACCCTGCACCCCAACCTGGGCGTGGTGCGCGTGTCGCATGAAAAATCGTTCGTCATCGCCGACATTCCCGGCCTGATCGAAGGCGCCGCCGAAGGTGCCGGCCTGGGCCACCAGTTCCTGCGCCACCTGTCGCGCACGGGCCTGCTGCTGCACATCGTCGACATCGCGCCGTTCGAGGCGACGGTGGACCCGGTGAAGGAAGCCAAGGCGCTCGTCAAGGAACTGCAGAAATACGATGAAGCGCTGGTCGACAAGCCGCGCTGGCTCGTGCTGAACAAGCTCGACGTGGTGCCGGAAGCGGAGCGCGCCAAGCGCGTGAAGGACTTCGTGAAGAAGTTCGGCTTCAAGGGCCCCGTGTTCGAGATTTCCGCGCTGTCGCGCGACGGCACGCAGGAACTCGTGACGGCGATCTACCAGTACCTGGAAGAGAAGCGCCATGGCGAGCAGCGCGCCGAGGAAACGCAGATGACGGAAGAAGCACGCGGTATCTCGTCGATCGATCCCGACGATCCCCGCTTCAAGGTTCTCGACTGA
- the rpmA gene encoding 50S ribosomal protein L27 → MAHKKGGGTTRNGRDSESKRLGVKVYGGQTINAGGIIIRQRGTPVRAGEGVGTGKDHTLFALVDGVVKFVTKGAGSNKFVTVVPAAQ, encoded by the coding sequence ATGGCACACAAAAAAGGTGGCGGTACTACCCGCAACGGCCGCGATTCCGAATCAAAGCGCCTGGGCGTTAAGGTTTACGGCGGTCAAACGATCAATGCCGGCGGCATCATCATCCGCCAGCGTGGCACCCCGGTTCGCGCCGGCGAAGGCGTGGGCACCGGCAAGGACCACACCCTGTTCGCACTGGTCGACGGCGTGGTCAAGTTCGTGACCAAGGGCGCTGGCAGCAACAAGTTCGTCACCGTCGTTCCGGCTGCTCAGTAA
- the rplU gene encoding 50S ribosomal protein L21 — MYAVIKTGGKQYKVVAGEKLKVEQIPADIGSELTIDQVLAVGAGDSIKFGAPLVEGATVLVKVVSQGRHDKVKIFKMRRRKHYQKHQGHRQNYTEIQIVSING; from the coding sequence ATGTACGCGGTCATAAAAACCGGTGGCAAGCAATACAAAGTTGTCGCTGGCGAAAAACTCAAAGTAGAACAGATACCTGCTGACATTGGTTCCGAACTCACCATCGATCAAGTCCTCGCCGTTGGCGCGGGCGACAGCATCAAGTTTGGTGCTCCACTGGTTGAAGGTGCAACGGTTCTCGTGAAAGTGGTTTCCCAGGGTCGTCACGACAAGGTGAAGATCTTCAAGATGCGCCGTCGTAAGCACTACCAGAAGCACCAGGGCCATCGTCAGAACTACACCGAAATCCAAATCGTTTCGATCAACGGCTAA
- the ispB gene encoding octaprenyl diphosphate synthase, with translation MSTQPTSQNHIISTIAADMDAVNGVIRQRLHSEVALVNQIAEYIISAGGKRIRPVLVLLVANAYRYEGAAHHELAAVVEFIHTATLLHDDVVDESSLRRGRATANALFGNAASVLVGDFLYSRSFQMMVSLDNMRVMQILSDATNVIAEGEVLQLLNMHDPDVSEESYLKVIRSKTAKLFEAAAELGALVAGASDDQIAAAGEYGRSLGTAFQLIDDVLDYAGDAAEIGKNVGDDLREGKPTLPLIYLMEHGSEEQRQLVRSCIETGDEQHFDAVLAAITSSGALDYTRRAAVAQADRATAALANMPEGRHKESLLQLARFAVDRTH, from the coding sequence TTGTCCACCCAACCAACCAGCCAGAATCACATCATCAGCACCATCGCGGCCGACATGGACGCCGTCAACGGCGTGATCCGCCAGCGACTGCATTCCGAGGTGGCACTGGTCAACCAGATCGCTGAATACATCATCAGCGCCGGCGGCAAGCGCATTCGCCCGGTCCTGGTCCTGCTGGTGGCGAACGCCTACAGATATGAAGGCGCCGCGCATCACGAACTGGCGGCGGTGGTCGAGTTCATCCATACCGCAACGCTGCTGCATGACGACGTGGTCGACGAATCGTCGCTGCGCCGCGGCCGCGCCACGGCCAATGCGCTGTTCGGCAATGCCGCGTCGGTGCTGGTGGGCGACTTCCTGTACTCGCGCTCGTTCCAGATGATGGTTTCCCTGGACAATATGCGGGTGATGCAGATCCTGTCGGATGCCACCAACGTGATCGCCGAAGGCGAAGTTCTGCAGCTGTTGAACATGCACGACCCGGACGTTTCCGAGGAAAGCTACCTGAAGGTGATCCGCTCGAAGACGGCCAAGCTGTTCGAGGCGGCCGCCGAGCTGGGCGCCCTGGTGGCCGGCGCGAGCGACGACCAGATCGCCGCGGCCGGCGAATACGGGCGCTCGCTGGGCACCGCGTTCCAGCTGATCGACGATGTGCTGGATTACGCGGGCGATGCCGCCGAAATCGGCAAGAACGTCGGCGACGACCTGCGCGAAGGCAAGCCCACGCTGCCGCTGATCTACCTGATGGAACATGGCTCCGAGGAACAGCGCCAGCTGGTGCGCTCGTGCATCGAGACGGGCGACGAACAGCATTTCGACGCCGTGCTGGCCGCGATCACGTCCAGCGGGGCACTCGACTACACGCGCCGCGCCGCCGTCGCGCAGGCCGACCGCGCCACCGCCGCGCTGGCCAACATGCCGGAAGGCCGCCACAAGGAATCGCTGCTGCAGCTGGCCCGTTTCGCGGTCGACCGGACGCACTGA